A genome region from Setaria italica strain Yugu1 chromosome III, Setaria_italica_v2.0, whole genome shotgun sequence includes the following:
- the LOC101784950 gene encoding PRA1 family protein B2: MASAPTPPPLLPVTNPAPGSSPATAGGSDAPIAQPAFRLFLSRLSDSARRSLSDRRPWGELLDRSAFSKPDSVSDATSRLRRNLAYFRVNYAAVVAFALGASLLAHPFSLLILLGLLAAWCFLYLFRASDQPVVLFGRTFSDRETLLGLVGASFVLLFFTSVASLIISGLLVGGALVAAHGAFRVPEDLFLDEPNAAAGNSAAQGLLSFLGAPGSGV, from the coding sequence ATGGCCTCcgcaccgacgccgccgcccctcctcccggTGACCAACCCCGCCCCCGGATCGTCCCCGGCCACAGCCGGCGGCTCCGACGCGCCGATCGCGCAGCCGGCCTTCCGGCTCTTCCTGAGCCGGCTCTCCGACTCGGCGCGGCGCTCGCTGTCCGACCGCCGGCCGTGGGGGGAGCTCCTCGACCGCTCGGCCTTCTCCAAGCCGGACTCCGTCTCCGACGCCACCTCCCGCCTGCGCCGCAACCTCGCCTACTTCCGCGTCAACTACGCCGCCGTGGTCGCCTTCGCGCTGGGGGCCTCCCTCCTGGCGCACCCCTTCTCGCTCCTCATCCTCCTGGGCCTCCTCGCGGCCTGGTGCTTCCTCTACCTCTTCCGCGCCTCCGACCAGCCCGTCGTCCTCTTCGGCCGCACCTTCTCCGACCGCGAGACGCTGCTGGGGCTCGTCGGCGCGTCCTTCGTCCTGCTCTTCTTCACCTCCGTCGCGTCGCTCATCATCTCCGGGCTGCTCGTCGGCGGGGCCCTCGTCGCGGCGCACGGCGCGTTCCGCGTTCCCGAGGACCTCTTCCTCGACGAGCCCAACGCGGCCGCAGGCAACAGCGCGGCCCAAGGGCTGCTGTCCTTCCTCGGTGCACCCGGATCTGGGGTTTGA
- the LOC101761863 gene encoding CASP-like protein 4A2, translating into MGLNRLVVPMPACSTAPAPLFPAAAAVEGHGPGQGGGGGGPRDRLGRRRWRGTAPTPLFPPPRPWRATVPAPLFPTAAAVEGHGPGRRGGGGGPRDRPGRRRRRRTAPAPLFPPPRSWRATVLAPLFPPPRPWRATVLAGEVVAEGLSSDGRGRHGGRDV; encoded by the coding sequence ATGGGCCTTAATAGGCTCGTCGTGCCCATGCCGGCCTGCAgcacggctccggctcctctttTCCCCGCTGCCGCGGCAGTGGAGGGCCACGGTCCCGgtcagggaggcggcggcggagggccaaGGGACCGGctggggaggcggcggtggaggggcaCGGCTCCTACCCCTCTTttcccaccgccgcggccgtggaGGGCCACGGTCCCGGCCCCTCTTTTCCCTACTGCCGCGGCCGTGGAGGGCCACGGTCCCGGCCGgagaggtggcggtggagggcCAAGGGaccggccggggaggcggcggcggaggcgcacgGCTCCGGCCCCTCTTTTCCCACCGCCGCGGTCGTGGAGGGCCACGGTCCTGGCCCCTCTTttcccaccgccgcggccgtggaGGGCCACGGTCCTGGccggggaggtggtggcggaggggcTCAGCTCCGATGGCAGGGGAAGGCACGGAGGCCGCGACGTGTGA
- the LOC101785346 gene encoding exocyst complex component EXO70B1 — protein MAEEGEEKLLATVQHIVQTLGSSDTMTEDILKVFSNYDGRFSLDKLYAARAAAAAAASSGGGAGGIGGEHSMPASPPLPPPPAVAAAAAVSAAGARPTSMERTVRTLDRQISQFVAMDRLIWADSGDADAFLEAVDDLIGTVQELDAAGTNRALLDRADELLSRCMARLEDEFRALIERPDDAAPVAPGGFGSDGSDDEDDFGGGDGYGDEPIPIAKPVTDYDVVIDALSPGSIANVHQIAKRMVDAGFGRECAEAYAAARRSFVDESVARLGVRPRTAEEVHASPWEELEFDIARWIPAFNMVFRILIPSERRLCDRVFDGLAPFGDLAFIAAVRTQALQLISFGDAICSSSRAPERLFRVVDMYEAVRDILPDLDPVFSDPYSAALRAEVSAMCNTLGSSIKGIFMELENLIRRDPARVAAPGGHIHPITRYVMNYLRAACGSRQTLEEVMEGDLGANGGAPVAVDPDRPTSSLAVHIAWIMDVLHKNLDTKSKVYRDPSLASIFLLNNGKYIIQKVNDSELGVLLGDEWIKQMTTRVRRWSMDYQRTTWGKVTTVLQTGSPGIGGLPAKAMLQKLRMFNTYFDEIFAAQSEWVVADDQLRVDIRAAVEDSVMPVYASLIAKLKSSPETGRDLYIKYTPEVVVDRIHHLFEGAAK, from the coding sequence ATggcggaggaaggcgaggagAAGCTGCTCGCCACGGTGCAGCACATCGTGCAGACGCTGGGGAGCAGCGACACCATGACGGAGGACATCCTCAAGGTCTTCTCCAACTACGACGGCCGCTTCTCACTCGACAAGCTctacgccgcgcgcgccgcggcggcggccgcggcgtccaGCGGCGGAGGTGCGGGGGGAATCGGAGGGGAGCACTCGatgcccgcgtcgccgccgctgcctcctccccccgcggtggcggcggccgccgcggtgtCGGCCGCGGGGGCGAGGCCGACGTCGATGGAGCGGACCGTGCGCACGCTGGACCGCCAGATCTCGCAGTTCGTGGCCATGGACCGACTGATCTGGGCGGACTCGGGCGACGCCGACGCGTTCCTGGAGGCGGTCGACGACCTCATCGGCACCGTGCAGGAGCTGGATGCCGCGGGGACCAACCGCGCCCTGCTCGACCGCGCGGACGAGCTGCTCAGCCGCTGCATGGCGCGGCTGGAGGACGAGTTCCGGGCGCTCATAGAGCGCCCCGACGACGCGGCACCCGTCGCGCCGGGCGGGTTCGGGTCGGAcggcagcgacgacgaggacgacttcggcggcggcgacggctacGGCGACGAGCCGATCCCGATCGCCAAGCCGGTCACGGACTACGACGTCGTCATCGACGCTCTCTCGCCGGGCTCCATCGCCAACGTGCACCAGATCGCCAAGAGGATGGTGGACGCTGGCTTCGGCCGCGAGTGCGCCGAGGCAtacgccgcggcgcgccgcaGCTTCGTCGACGAGAGCGTCGCGCGCCTCGGCGTCCGCCCCCGCACCGCGGAGGAGGTCCATGCCTCACCATGGGAGGAGCTTGAGTTCGACATCGCCCGCTGGATCCCGGCCTTCAACATGGTGTTCCGCATCCTGATTCCCAGCGAGCGCCGCCTCTGTGACCGCGTTTTCGACGGCCTCGCCCCTTTCGGCGACCTTGCCTTCATCGCCGCCGTGCGCACCCAGGCGCTGCAGCTCATATCGTTCGGCGACGCTATCTGTTCCTCAAGCCGCGCGCCGGAGCGCCTCTTCCGCGTCGTTGACATGTACGAGGCTGTGCGTGACATCCTCCCTGACCTTGATCCTGTGTTCTCCGACCCCTACTCTGCAGCACTCCGTGCGGAAGTCTCGGCGATGTGCAACACACTGGGGTCCTCCATCAAAGGTATATTTATGGAATTGGAAAATCTCATCCGCCGTGACCCTGCCCGTGTTGCTGCCCCTGGTGGCCACATACACCCTATCACTCGGTATGTTATGAACTATCTCCGTGCTGCATGTGGGTCGCGGCAGACATTGGAAGAGGTGATGGAAGGTGACTTAGGTGCTAATGGAGGTGCACCTGTGGCCGTTGACCCTGACCGCCCCACCTCATCACTTGCTGTGCACATCGCATGGATCATGGATGTTCTTCATAAGAATTTGGATACAAAGTCTAAGGTTTACCGTGATCCATCACTTGCTTCTATCTTCTTGTTGAACAATGGCAAGTACATTATACAGAAGGTGAATGACAGTGAGTTAGGTGTTTTACTCGGTGATGAGTGGATCAAGCAGATGACAACTAGAGTTCGTCGCTGGAGCATGGATTATCAGCGGACAACATGGGGCAAGGTTACAACTGTGCTGCAGACTGGTAGTCCAGGCATTGGTGGACTCCCAGCCAAGGCAATGCTACAGAAACTGCGTATGTTTAACACATACTTTGATGAGATCTTTGCGGCACAATCAGAATGGGTGGTAGCAGATGACCAGCTAAGGGTGGACATCAGGGCTGCAGTGGAGGATTCAGTGATGCCAGTTTACGCCTCTTTAATTGCCAAGTTGAAGTCTTCTCCTGAAACCGGGCGTGATTTGTACATCAAATACACCCCAGAAGTTGTTGTAGACCGCATCCATCACTTGTTTGAAGGAGCAGCAAAGTGA